From the genome of Amyelois transitella isolate CPQ chromosome 22, ilAmyTran1.1, whole genome shotgun sequence:
CTGAAACATACACGCATATATTTAACTCTTCTCTTTGTCACTTATAATTActgataaattcaaaaattattttaattccttCTTCATCCTTTCTTAAGTCCCGGTAGGTTTTATCCTCACCTCTAAGGAAAGGAGCTAAGTGTGCatctttgaccatgatcctggattgagtaagCAGGGTTTAATACAACGTTTACTTgtctgtaattaaattttgcaagAAGCTTGGTTCCAGAGTAtattgtaagtaataaaagttaagTTACGTTTCTAACCTTTGCCGAACTTTCTTAAAATCGCttccaattttaaatgtactttTCAACAAATGGCCTATCAaactttttctctttataatattagtttagataAGTATAGATGTAGAACGGGAGTCGATTCGTGTGATACCACTCCCGAGAAATCCCAGGGAATAGAACATAACCAGGATCAAACACAAGGAGGATTATGTTTGTAGTAATGTTTAATTCCTTACTTGAATTCTAAATTGGAGACAAAGAGAGTGCAGGCTTCACGTCCTATTCTCTCGTTTTCCTCACTCACTGTTCGCTGGCGTTTGGGCTGTGATTCTGCGAAAAAAAAAGCTACAAATTACTTGGTTGTTAatatctaatttttttatatctaaggcttgcttaaacatttttttttaatataaagccAATATAGTGCCTATATGAGACCTTTAGCAAAGTTCTATccataagtaaaattattattgagacaaagaaaattactttaatacattattataatggaCAAAAGTCCAACATCACTAaacatgtatttaaaaatttagtgtagattattaatataatatctaaaaAAACTCAAAACTTTACCATGTTTCTTAACAGTTTTGAgataaaatcaatcaattatGCGGTGTTGATTGACTGACCTAAAGCATAATGAAAATCCGTCGATCATACAAATTGTAACCCACAcacaaatgttttaataatatagcCTTACCATCCTCATCGTCTTCATCGTGAGATCTTTTCACTCCGCCGCTCTCTTCTTTGTCCTGCTCTTGCACCTCAACCTCCATATCCTCCTTCCTTCTCTTCCCGTCACTTCCCCCTTCCTCCCCTCCAGACTTCCTCTTCCCTTTATTCTTTGGTCTGTCATcacgtttatttttcttatcaaaTTTAGCTTTCTTATCCATTGGCTTTTGATTGTGCTTTTTACCGGTCATTTTATCCTTCATAGCTTGGTAGCTATCGCGCCATTCTTGCAGTTTCGcctaaaaataactttgatcattacattatatttgatttctGTAACATCCGAGGTCAttctttatcaaaaatattgtcgtttcaaatgaatatatataatatacatacatacataaaatcacgcctctttcccggaggggtaggcagagactacctctttccacttgccacgatccctgcatacttcctttgcttcatccacattcataactctcctttatatatataattctatCTTACAACTAACAATCGCAATCAAGCAAAATTTAAAGATGTATATAAATTTGCAACCGAAAATAATTCAGATTTCCATTTCTTTAAGCATCTGCTCTGTACTTTGTATATAGACAAAGTACAGAGCAGATGCTTgatgatttatatatacaaatatttaaagtgcCTAATTGATAACAATCCGTCATTTAGTAACAGTTAAATAGTTTTGAATTAACATTGACTAATTCCTTACCTCAGTGACGTCAGCACACTCTCTCAACGTCTCCAGGTCACCTAAATCCCGCTCGAAGTCCATCCACAATCGCGCCACACTTGGCGGGTAGTCCGCCACGTAACGCAACGCCCTGCGGTGTAGATCTCTGAGCTTGTTGTGCGACGGCGGCGGAGACCGGTTCGATTCCAGTTGGATCAGTGCCTCCCAGTATTTGGACATGGTTTTGTTCTCACCGTACCCTGTGGTAGATGGGTATTGTATCAAaaacctaataaaaaataaatatatagaacggaacaaattacaccgattgatttagcctcgaagtacgTTCGAGACTTGagtcacgagatactaactaaacgatactatattttatacatacatacatacatatggtcacgtctatatccctttggGGTTAACAGaaccaacattcttgaaaagactgaatggccacatggTAGATAGTGGGTATTGTGTTCAATATTGTGTATACTCACTGAATATTTCCTCGAATATCTCCTTGCCTTGTTTCGGGTCCCCCATACGTTTGTATTCCAGCCGTGCCCAGAACAACGGCACCTCACAGTCATTTGCCTCTTCGCCCCAAgcctgtaaaaatatatttttttattttttactgatatcatagaaatcgaaataatcAAATACTTTAATCgaagttcaaaatttttattcatttctatgggacatttcaaacatcgtTTAGGCATGAAAGTCtgttacagacagacaagttactttcgcatttataatataaataggaattattttcaattctctctatcatttagccaagctgaatgtggcctatcaatctttactagactattggctctgtctaccccgcaacggatataaacgtgattattatgtatgctTAAGAATAGCGAAACCTTACCGTCGAATCAAACCGAATTACAACACAATAAAACAACGACcttatttaactaaaaataaaaaaaggctcCTGCTATATATCATAATATTTCGCGGAATCAAATGGCGTGCTCCGATTGGTTGATCggattgaaatattttcgcACCAGAAAAAAGTTACTTTCGCTTAGGTATATCAGTATTCAAAAAAGTGGTAACACTGTTAAAGATTAGTACCTTAGCCAATGAGTCCCAGGCAAGTCGGAAAGTGCTCCTCAGCAGTTGAACTTCACTTTCATTGTTGAATGCAGTGTTTCGCCGACTGAACTCGAGCCACGCCAGCCAGAGCGCTTCGGCGTGTTTGTACGTCTCCATGCCTTTTGAGAGGGCCGTCTCGAATATTGATTTCACCTGggaattaaaatgaaatcatttttgtaaaatgtttgTAGATAGGGTTTAAATTGGCAAAGAATATTTTCCCATTTAGTTTGCCTACTGTAgctgtattttaataatatttaatctagtgccgtgtggtttccgggattttagaatagaatcactaCTTTCTTATGGATGTTGCAAAAGGTGCCTAagaggtaggcttataaaaatgAGACTCCTCTTATATGTTCTACAacttgccactatttgaatctcaattccatcataaaaccatataGCTGAAGATGACCTTTTAgccttgtcaagactgttggccctgtctaccacATAAGGGATGGGGACGACAAATTAAGTCATTTGTGTCTTATGTTTAACAAAATAGATCTTACCTTTCATAAAATTTGAGTAATGTGCGTCGTgttagccaatcgcctacaatggaatcccaagtttataagcccatcccttagtcggattcccgacatccatagaaaaaacataaaatgcgGTTCTATTCACAAGTGGCGGTACCCACACGTCACACATACTATAAGCCAACAGAGCCCACGAACCTCATGGGCGGGCTTCCCCTCGTGCTCGGCCTGCTGCATGAGGCGCGCCCAGAAGGTGTGCCTGCGCGGGCAGCGGCGCGCGCCCGCGCGCAGCACGCGGGCCAGCGTGGCGCGCGACGACACGCGGCCCGCCAGCCGCGCGTACTCCACCAGCCACGCGTGCGCGCGCTCGCTGCCCGCGCACTCCGAGCTCACGCGCTCGTACAGTACCTGGGAAGAACGACCAATTGTTTGATATTATGCAGTGTGGTACCCGgtactaatagaaaaaaacagaacAGCCATTCGGTGTCGTTTATTCCATTCCTTTACTCGCTTTTGCCCCCAACTTAGTAGTATGGGAATTTTTCTTAGTGTGATCATATGTCTGGGTAGACATTTTaacatgaatatttttttattaatttgcttGGTTGTATAAAACAGCTCACCTTAAGAATACCATTGCTGTCACATTCCGCATATTCATCATTGCGTGACAACTCTTTAACCAAAGCAATATATTCCTCGTAAATTCTACACTTGTCTTCAGGATTCctgaaaagaaagaatttattattgactTTACTGAAGATTAATGAAAACACACAATTGGACACTACTAATAACAACATTTCCATATGTTTGTTCAAATAATGAGTTTTGACTCAAGTGGACGACGAGACGAGAGGGGAtcggataaaaataataagaacttACTCTGTAGTCAACAGCTTATCTTCATATGgcgttattttattcaaatactcAACGGCCGCTTCATGCTGTTCTTTAATCTGTGACAAATGACATAGAtagtgagattttttttttgaacatAATATCTTGTTGGGTAAAGCAGTAGATATATAAGTAcgctaaaaatataaataaataaatatacacgggacaaattaaTCAGAttacaatactatattttataaaattttactttgttcTACGTAGTGataattatttagataaaaatctAAGACCTAGGCCACTGCCACATGTTAGAATTCCAATTATTTGTCGGCCAGCCaaggaaaaagaagaagttTGTATAAATCAGAATGTGGCAGGAGGAAACAATGACGCAACTTTGAGGTACATCGGAGGCAGAGGCAGATCAATActtttacagaaaaaaacaaGATACCTTCTGAACATACTGCGCGTCGTGAAGCGTTGTTGCCAGCTCGTGCAGCTGTTGCCATGCTTCCTCTCCGCGCAGTAAGGGTCGCGACACAACTTCTTCAAGGCAGTACAACACTCTCTTCTGTTGCTCTTTGTATTCTTCTTCTGCTTCATTGCTGTTATAAACACTTTATTTCAAGTAATTCAATCTACAATCACATTCACAAAAATTTAGTTCACAAGTACAGTCAAAGGAACAGGAACAGGACGCCCTTTCCACATGTTTCTCTGCAGTTAACTGTACACAACTTATTTAATCTTTGGCAATGTACAAgttttattctattctgtgTTGTAACTAATTCTGCCCGTTAAATTTTTCCcacttttaaattataatatgatGGCGACATTTATTTCACGtctcaacaattttttttacttaatacgCAATGTCAAGTTTTACTAATACGAgttcattgtaaaaaaaaattttcttttttatttataactagcgacccgccccggcttcgcacgggtgcaaaattcggaaaaaattatacataaaaaccttcctcttgaatcactctacctgttacaaaaaaccgcatcaaaatctgttgcttaattttaaagatttaagcatacagacaaacagactaaaatagcgactttgttttatactatgtagtgattataaatcaaaaattcatAGATTCTTTACCAGACATACCTTATAGACTCCAACTGCGCCTTCTCAAACTCCAACTTGGCGTCCCAGAACAGTTTCCCGGAGAAGGGGTCTGCGCCCGCGCGGTGTAACACCTCCTCCAGTTGCGCTCGCGTCTCTTTAGCGTCACCTGTACTTAGGGCCCATGAGCACCATTCCGTTAGAATAGGGATTGctggaaaatataataaaattatccaTGTGACATTGTATGATTCTGTTTTGGCacaataaagtttgtttcgtTGAAGTGACCAAATCAATGTCATTGGTGCACAACCtgctttaaaacaaaaacctgCCCCTAAATGTCAAAGTTATCAATGTAACAATAATCATAATGCAGACTAAGAAAAtctattaaacataaaaatgtcagtcaaaatatattcataattatgAAAACACACTTACAATAGCAGTCCATTGCTGCCTGTTTAAACAATCCTGCAATGTGCTCGCGAGACTCAGAGGAGTGTGCCAGGGAAGCCTCTGTCTGCAGCCACAGAAGCCAATGCTCGGCCCGGAGTGCCGTCATTTGTTGCAGTCGCTCAAAGGCATTGCGCCACCTGTCTAGTTCCGTCAGCGTCCtgaacaaaatttattctatttatgtagaataattgtaatttgtaattgATGTTTCTCATGAACAGTGGAAAGCGTTGAATAGTAAACGctgaacatacataaatacacacCTGAGGGGTacgtaccgtgtggtttccggcaccaataaaaaaaggaataggaccatttcatCTCGTCTCATGGATTTCATAAAAGGCACCTAAGGGACATGCTAATAAACtagtgattcttcttttaggtgatgggatagcaacctgtaactatttaaatctcaattctatcatttagccaaagctctgtctaccccacaagggatataggtgtgattatatgtatgtaagtataataatataagagactttattttccttaaaaaatGATAGCAGAATAATTTATTCCAAATATTCTTACCACAAGGCCTGAATTAGCTCAATGTGTTCTTCATAATTGTAGGGATCTTCAGAAATCTTCTTTTCAAGCTCTGCCACCTTACTCTCAAGAACACCTTCATCTTCTTCATCcttgaaaatgttattaaaatgatataagtagttttaaaatatatcgcGATTATGAAGataatatctatttaattacttcttttacaaattcaattaatttgcTATGCTCAATCTCagaaacttaataaataaatcagctTGGgcaagtatatatatttagcgTAGGTAAATGTTTGATCgcgtaaatatttgaaatgacACATCTTCATTAAAACGGAGAGCACAACTAGTTGGAATCTTTATACATTGATTAGAAGGCCAGTTGGATCTTTTAGTCGTATTAAAACAGAACCaccacacaaaaaaaaaacaaagtattcCGCTTAAAATGTTCGAAGTATTTAAAgtgatttacttttaaattggaACGTGAAAAAGGAAGGAGAAATGCGGAAAATTAAAGCTTACGTCCGAATCTTCAGAATCTTGTTCGTCTTCCTCAACAACCACTTCTATTTCATTTTCCTCCTCAGACTCATTCCTCACTTCATCCTCAACGATAGCCATTGctataatgtaaaataaagaaagacaATATGATCTGATTGCctgtttgttattaattttcgaAATTACATTACACTTAGGATTGCATTCATACACAAAGCGAAATTATTATGGCGGCTGACTTCTGCCATTGTCATAActgacattgttttttttttaatttgaactctGTGTGTGCAAACATAATATAAGCAAAGAACCCCAGAATAAGTATTTAACTATATTTGTTTCACTATCTGTGCCTTCGTCCATgtggaataattttatacgtttttttttcacattttccaatatttattcgctccttatagttgcagcgtaatgttatatagcctaaagccttcctcgataaatggtctattcaacgcaaatttttttcaattcgaactagtagttcctaagattaactttgtttttttgaacgaaaaaaaaaaacaatcaaacaaaccCTACAGctcttataatattagtttagacTTTAGATTATTGAAAAGTGATACCGCAGCGAAGATAATAGTGTGTCTTCTTTTCGTTCcgcacaaattgtaaaaggcaatcaaggatataaacttgggattcttcttatagacgTTGGGAGAGCTACCTTTAAAGATTATATTGTTGGTAAAAAAgctgttttatgtatgtttatttattatttattcttgattaaaaaatatggtttctttttattgtatgtatgtacatagttATAGTGGGAGAGATGAATCGAGCTCGACCACCACTAAAggaaagatcttccgccaagCTTGGTGTTATATCTGGGGTATCGTGGCTTCgatgatttaagttcaaatcaaatcaaatcaaaataatttatttgtaaatacaggTAAATAAGTTGAAGGTTATATATTGTGGCATGTGACGTTCGGAGAGATTTTCACAGTGTTATTGTATGAGCTAAGCATAAATTAAGCGAAAGACGTTTTGTATGAACTGTACTGTGTACTTAATACTAGAATGCTCTCATAGTATGTGCACTATGAGAGCATtctaatattaagtattttactgACGTTACATCAGTGATgcactttttctttctttcttttctataagCCATAATGCTTCCggactttcggtgattctgcTAACGTCATGGTTTGAAGAGACACTAAGGTACGAAATTGGTTACGGAACGGTCATGAAAGAGAAGGTtaacaaaatatgtacaaacaCAAAGTGATGCAGTGTTTTCTATGCCATgccattataaataaaactcaaagCTATCTTCAATGTCAGTGTCACTGTCATTATTCATTTGCGTCAAGTTCGCGTCAATGGCGTCAATTACTtgttaataagatttttttttggaaaaatattacgTAGGTTCATTCCTCGTATCTGTAGGTATTTGTTTGCCAATCGATTTTCGTagaaattaaacaaagtaTTCATACGATATATTGTTAAATAAGCTTCattataaatcataaaatgGGAAAAAAAGGTGTTGTGGCATTTGTGAAAGATTTTTACTATGACCCCTTCAAATGGTAAGAATACATAACCTCAAAGTAATTGAGATTGATTCTCAgtttcaaagaaataaaattattgggTGATACTGTGAGTTGGTAATGAGTTCATACCAATACactctaaataaattatttctttacaaatatttcaaaaaccatTCGATAAAGTATTTGGGAATTTCTTACAGTTTTACGGCAGTTAGCTCATACGCTCGAAATTTTGTTTCATCCTTTATTGTATGAATAACCAAAAATCTTCTCTTAGTGCTAGAGAAACATGATCCGGCTCAACTCTTAAAACGGGCCACCGCCAGAGAGGTTGGGGAGGGGGTGGGGAGGGTGGGGGAGGGTTTGTATGACCCCccccaagtatttttttttgccggaAGCCCCCCCTTTTTTTATacgaatttttgaaaatcttaaaaattgcaCTAAACAACGCAATATTTTCGGTTTGTCATTGTAAACTGTGTTAAtgtagtattaaataattagtttgtcGATAAAACATGTACaacacattaattaatatattttagcactaaaaatatagtcaaaaactttgcttaaaagtaaaaacaaaaaagacactAACTATGAACAGAACGCAATCCGCCGTTTTGGTTATGTGCTACTGTCATCTTATCTACTGACTTCGAAAGTAGCTGTCGGTAAATGGACAGCAGGGGGTGCAGGGGGGCGCAGCCCCCCCGCACGGGGGGGTTGGGGGGCGGTAGCCCCCCGCAATGAATAGAAACAAATTAGTCACAAATCAAACTCGGTTTGGTTAGGTTGGTGTAAACCACCAAAGCGGAGCGAGCGAAGCGAGCGGAGCATTCAAACTgagtaaaaaagtataatagaCAGTAcatataggttaggtt
Proteins encoded in this window:
- the LOC106134204 gene encoding squamous cell carcinoma antigen recognized by T-cells 3 isoform X1, which codes for MAIVEDEVRNESEEENEIEVVVEEDEQDSEDSDDEEDEGVLESKVAELEKKISEDPYNYEEHIELIQALWTLTELDRWRNAFERLQQMTALRAEHWLLWLQTEASLAHSSESREHIAGLFKQAAMDCYSIPILTEWCSWALSTGDAKETRAQLEEVLHRAGADPFSGKLFWDAKLEFEKAQLESISNEAEEEYKEQQKRVLYCLEEVVSRPLLRGEEAWQQLHELATTLHDAQYVQKIKEQHEAAVEYLNKITPYEDKLLTTENPEDKCRIYEEYIALVKELSRNDEYAECDSNGILKVLYERVSSECAGSERAHAWLVEYARLAGRVSSRATLARVLRAGARRCPRRHTFWARLMQQAEHEGKPAHEVKSIFETALSKGMETYKHAEALWLAWLEFSRRNTAFNNESEVQLLRSTFRLAWDSLAKAWGEEANDCEVPLFWARLEYKRMGDPKQGKEIFEEIFRYGENKTMSKYWEALIQLESNRSPPPSHNKLRDLHRRALRYVADYPPSVARLWMDFERDLGDLETLRECADVTEAKLQEWRDSYQAMKDKMTGKKHNQKPMDKKAKFDKKNKRDDRPKNKGKRKSGGEEGGSDGKRRKEDMEVEVQEQDKEESGGVKRSHDEDDEDESQPKRQRTVSEENERIGREACTLFVSNLEFKVNEENLRKKLSQYGDIVSMRVKAGVKAFGGSICYCQYKTVEAVDKALKDDRTPLDGRPMFFSRYSAKKTKPTFKYATTAEKNKLFVKNLPFSYCTKKALSELFDKYGKLSDVRVVTFKDGKPKGLAYIEYADESSAAAALAATNGLQLESRKIDVALSAPPPRAPPTTSLGLPKRDAGGGMRRTQLSSFIPSVLQKPSPSTSKANGNSNGDTNGDKRPLSNSDFRSLLLKK
- the LOC106134204 gene encoding squamous cell carcinoma antigen recognized by T-cells 3 isoform X2; the protein is MAIVEDEVRNESEEENEIEVVVEEDEQDSEDSDDEEDEGVLESKVAELEKKISEDPYNYEEHIELIQALWTLTELDRWRNAFERLQQMTALRAEHWLLWLQTEASLAHSSESREHIAGLFKQAAMDCYSIPILTEWCSWALSTGDAKETRAQLEEVLHRAGADPFSGKLFWDAKLEFEKAQLESISNEAEEEYKEQQKRVLYCLEEVVSRPLLRGEEAWQQLHELATTLHDAQYVQKIKEQHEAAVEYLNKITPYEDKLLTTENPEDKCRIYEEYIALVKELSRNDEYAECDSNGILKVLYERVSPRRHTFWARLMQQAEHEGKPAHEVKSIFETALSKGMETYKHAEALWLAWLEFSRRNTAFNNESEVQLLRSTFRLAWDSLAKAWGEEANDCEVPLFWARLEYKRMGDPKQGKEIFEEIFRYGENKTMSKYWEALIQLESNRSPPPSHNKLRDLHRRALRYVADYPPSVARLWMDFERDLGDLETLRECADVTEAKLQEWRDSYQAMKDKMTGKKHNQKPMDKKAKFDKKNKRDDRPKNKGKRKSGGEEGGSDGKRRKEDMEVEVQEQDKEESGGVKRSHDEDDEDESQPKRQRTVSEENERIGREACTLFVSNLEFKVNEENLRKKLSQYGDIVSMRVKAGVKAFGGSICYCQYKTVEAVDKALKDDRTPLDGRPMFFSRYSAKKTKPTFKYATTAEKNKLFVKNLPFSYCTKKALSELFDKYGKLSDVRVVTFKDGKPKGLAYIEYADESSAAAALAATNGLQLESRKIDVALSAPPPRAPPTTSLGLPKRDAGGGMRRTQLSSFIPSVLQKPSPSTSKANGNSNGDTNGDKRPLSNSDFRSLLLKK